The Anguilla rostrata isolate EN2019 chromosome 2, ASM1855537v3, whole genome shotgun sequence genome contains the following window.
TACACTTGCAGTAAATTATCATTCACATGCATCTGCAAGGTCAGCTCTTCACTAGACCTGCTGCTGGCAGGTTTCcggattagatttttttaaatggttttgtaaaACCACACACTGtattcatttcacacacattttttttatgggtGGGCATTGTCACTGTGAAAATTCATGATCAAATACATAGAATggacctaaccctagctctattGAATACCAGTAAACATGCTGGGCCTCATTCATGGAACACACGTATGATCAGATTTGATTGTTATCCTTGCTTATGAACAATTtgccatttgtcattttttttgcttgcctgaatttgttctttagtatgataaatatgtgtgtgtgtgttttgaagcACACATAAAGGTATCTAAGCAGAAGATGCTttagaatgctttattttttaatatattttatgttgttaCGTACCTCattaacaacaaaatgtttatcaGTTGtacaattatattaatattgtaataatattgaattattgatattattatatttattttaagtaatcTATCTGACTCCCCTCAAGTTTAACCCCCCCTcatttttctttagtttaattttgatttaaatttaaatttagttttagtTAGCATTAAGAGCATGGTTGCTAGTTTTGGTTTagtttttcatattaaaaaattttttatgatCGTGTCTTTTCACAACTagttttcatcttcattttactttacaaaataaaaaccttatTGGAAACACAGGTAAATCGCTTTGTTTATATGATAATAGTGATTGAGGATTACGACTGATAATTATATAAGCGACCCACAAGCACGCAGCCAAACCCAGCAATGGCGCATTTAGGCTACTGCTTTTGATTGCTCGACTGACCGTGCCTcggggagagagaaactgcGCAGATATGTTTGCTTATGTTTGCATACAGCCCTGAAGTCTGCTTGCCTTTTATGGGACTGCTGGGGCGTTCCCTTACTCAACACGAACAGGCGCGCACATCTAACATTTAAACAATTTCCATTTGTCAGCCGATTTACCTTGgatatgcaaaaaatatataaagtctGTGCATGTTTCGTGAATCCCATTTAGAATTTTCGTAGGAAATTTTAtgaagaacaaaagtaagaataatttaagaaggGTTTTGTGAGTGAGGCGCATTAAGTTTAAAAGTCTATTGAGAGCCATACAATCTGCATGCAATCCATTGCTTTGTAGCACAAACTGAGGtacttaataaaatattaaataaaagttgagtcagtattttctttttttcaaatcccAGGAGTGTGTGGATGCAGCCGTGGTCTTCCGTGTGTTGGGAGCGGATGTGTGGGAATTAGAGCGACACCGAATGGCTTCTCCCCGATCAGAAAGACGGCTTTCCCTCACTTGTGTGATATACTCAGGCCCTTTATCACCTGACAGATCAcgtatcaaatcaaatcaaatcaaatgcaatttatatagcacatttcatacaggaAGCAACTCAATGTGCTTTGCACAAGCTGTCCAGATACAACAGATTAAAAAACTGGcaaccacaaaaaaatcattcaatGAAGGAAGTAGCACTGaacaccataaaataaaaataaaaccaattaatcaatcaaaagcggcactgaaaagaaatgtgttcctttttttttttcttgaaggcCTTTAGTTTCACTCTTTCTGAGTTCAGCTGGCCAGTCATTTCAGCGTGCATAGGACCTGAAAGCTGCTTGCCCTGCCGTTCTAGTTCTAGGCTCAGACTGCCAGTGATTGTTGAACAGCGTGTCGCTAATTCGCTCCTCGCGACCGGCTAGCGACCTTGAATACCGCTCCCTGGCACATTTGTTTGGAGTTGGCGAGTGTCTACTGCTTGTGCAGTGCAATCCACACACCAGGTCACCGGTGCCTTTAGAAAACACATGCCACCACATTGGATTACAACACCTAGTGAGGGGGAATTTAAGGAAGTGTACACAATGTATACAAGGGTTCAGGTACTGGGGATTTCCACTGTGTGGAGGTGCCGTTGATGGGACCCACGTTAACTTCATTGCCCCATCGGAGAACCAAGCAGAGTGCTATAACTGAGAGCGGGCATGCTGTATCATTGTACAGGCCGTAGTCGATGTCTAAGTTGAAATTCCGGGAGCAGGGAGAGCGTTTGGCCGGGGAGATTGCATGATGCACGTGTGATCCTTCCCTGTATCAGAGGGGCCAGAGTGGCACCCTCTTTGCCTGGGTTGTATTTGTAGGTGTACGCAGTGCTGAATGGAACGTGATCTTATCGGTGTTTCATGACAGGCTCGATGCAGCCAAGATCCCTCTCCTGAGTCCCCTTCAGAAATACCATTCCTCGCATTTCAGCGTTGCCACTTTCCCGTTCTCACCAGATGCCTGTGTCTCATGCAAACAGTATTGAAGCACTAGTCATAGTATAAGGAAGGGGtatttgagtgtgcgtgtgtgcgtgcatgtgaatgtgcgtgcttgtgttaCAGAATTTCACTGTTCTTTCTAGCAAAGATCAATtaagcaaaacacaaaaggcATGCAGAAGCAAATATGGTAGGCTGCTCACATATTGGTGCGATGGAGCGGCGCATCGTctgtctgctttgtgtttaactCCCTCCCTCCGTTGCGGAACTAAGCACTTACAGATCGttctttcctcttcttctctcttaCGTCTTTACAGCGATGTGACATTTTACAgcgaaacaacaacagaaacaataTGTGCCAGCCACAGAGTAGTCTGTGTTCTGTTATTACGTGACTCCAACCATGACTACCGGGGCTTGGCCTCTGGATAGGGGTCTGGCCGACTATGATGTGGTCGGCTCAGGCCTtctggtattattattattattattattattattattattattattacagtttttaatattggcatataaatgggaaatatattttgttttgagggggaaaataaatattaaaatattttgtatagtCTCACGTTTTATTTTGATCTCACAAGCAATGGATCTTAGAGAGGCTTGTGAGGGACTTGTTCTTCTGTCACAATAAAATTAGCAGCCTGCTGTGACTTTaacgctttttttttaaagtgaaagaaatgaCGTGGTATGAATGGCAGCAATGCAGTCAAACAACCCCCCAGAATTCATTTTTATCGAACCTGTCTCTTACAGCTCCGTTTCAGTTGCACTAACGCCTCGAGTCACGAAATTACGAGCGTGCCCTACTTCGCCAGAGCCTAGACTTACCCCGAGCGTTTGGCTGCGCAAACAGAGCCGCTGTTTGCCAACAGAATCACGCATAAAATGCAGCTGAGAAACATACACATAGTTACAGTGACTCTAAAAAGATAACAGTCAACATTCGTAAACGGTTCGTTTGACCTAGCCCATATATGGTGTTCTTACATGTTAACTACAGTGGTGGGTATCCAGCGTGCTCGTGAGTTACTGCTGCCTGTCCTAGTGATGGAGAAATTGCGCAATTGCGGGTCATTGCCCTGTCTGCTGTAAACGATGAGTCACACATTAATGACATTGTTATGTGTTCATCCTGTGCTCTCGTGCAGGTGTAGAATGAAGAAATTGCTTGCTTTTCAGTTCACCAAATGACAAAGCAAAGTCGCCAAAGCTGTGCTCTTCGCAAATGTCTTCAGcattatcttttttgttttaatgcaacTCATTCAATGTATGGAAGTGATGTTAGAAAGATCACCGTGGGTTTCTGGGTCAGATTTGCGTTGCCAGTTCCCTGAGTGTATCCCAGAGGCTAAACGGACAGGAGATGAGGTACTTGCAGTGAGagaaattcttttaaaatgttatccACTGTGGCCAGTGTGGCTTGGGTGATTTAAGTGCTTTCAGGCACTGGCTGCTGATTCGGTGGTTAAGCGTGTCGAACGCAGCCGGGCTCCTCTCTGGAGCGCCCCCTGGTGTCGTGCTGATGGAAGAACAGCAGGGCTCAGCAGGAAGAGGCCAGGAGGGGGCTGCCTGCGAGAGGACTCACTGAAACTGTACCTAGGCTAGGTAAGGGCTCTGATTCAAGCCTTTGAAAATCGTCCAGAGGGTAATGTTTGGGGACCAAAACATTTCCCAGTTTCCATCCAGGTGAAAAGAAATCGAAAGCCGAAAGAGATCGTTTCGGTCACTCGCAGGCACCGCGTTTCccttttttcattctgtgtgtttgccctgcCACGCCTTCCACAGATTTGCCGTTGTGCTTGTTGTTATGATTGTTTAACGCAGCAGTCTgactgtggtcatgtgactgtaaTTTCAGGACTGTACGTTCAACCCCATGGGCATTTCGCTTGTACAGTACCTTCTACAGGCAATGCAGGTGTAGGCCTGCGAGAATGCTGGGAATCCGTTAGGTGAGGGTGGACCTGTCCTCAAATGTTTGACAGGATGAGTCCCATAAATGTGTCGCCATTTTACAACAGGGTCATCAACCTTCGCCGCTGTCTTGTTGCAGTCAGCGATGCAGACAATAGTTCTCAGTTAGTCTGAGCGGTTGATTCACTGTGGTTGGGAAGTACAGAAGGAGAGAATAATGACAATTCAAtttaagctttaaaaaaaaaatccactgtaGGCACATTCAATTTTAGTCTGACAGATGAATGCATTCTGGCAGAAACTGTGATTGCTGTTTGTATTCCGGCAAGCGCCAAAATGGCTTCCACTGCTCTGTTCGTATAATTACTCCCTCAAGTCAGGAAGAAGGAGGGCGCAATCCCGGGCATTTTGGGGGTCTTGTAAGAGATGATGCAgatcctgccaaaaaaaaaaaaaaacatttgaatgcatttccattttaaaaggttACAAAAATAGACGTGGCGAATCGTCAGTGAGCTATGATATGATTCCTCACAGTGCTTTTTCTGCTGCGTgaagataataataatggcGCAAGGCAAACGCAGGCAACTGTATAAAAGGCTGATCAGAATAAAAATGGATAGAGCCAAAATGATTATCTTTCTTTACAAGTGAAGGCTCGAGGCAGGTTACATCAACCTTTCTTCACGGAATTCACCATTGTgtgactctgtctgtgtgactgtggatATAcggtatattttaattttgcttCGGTTTCCTCCTGTGCTTTAATTACTGGTACTTAGCCagcactcttatccagacttATGCAAACACAAAAGCTGAAATCGGGGATCAAAGTGCAGAAGTCCTTCGGAAGCGGAAAGGGTCGTCCATAGAGAGACAGCAAACGCAAGAGCTGTAGACTTGATTGAGAAGTACTACAGACTAAgctatacaaaacaaaaacaaaaaaaattacggaaataaatttcagaaataaattcagCTGTTGGGTGCAGTGGGTAGTCCTGAGtttgaatccggcctgggcctttctgtgtggagtttgcatgttctcttcgtgtccgcgtgggtttcctccgggtactccggtttcctcccacagtccagtgacatgcaggtaggtttattggagactctaaattgcccgtaggtatgaacgtgtgagtgaatggtgtgtgtgccctgcgatagattggtggcctgtccagggtgtattcctgcctctcgcccaatgcacactgggataggctccagcacccctcgtgacccaggataagcgggtttAGATAACGGATAGTTGGATGGAAATTCAGCTGTCAGATCCACCCAGAATAGGACACAACCTAATAATGCAGAAATGGAATAGTAGCAGAGGATGTTCCGAAGATTCTATCTCCTGATCTCACACAGCTCTGGTCTATAGGAAATGCTAGCAAACTCTCTCTTACCCAGGCTTGGCCCCATTtcactccctcttcctctctcctccctctctctctctctctctctctctctcattctcactttctctccctccctctgtatctctctttctttcactctctctctctctccctttctctctctctgaaacacagGTGACTGTGCACCCACCCATCATCCTTCGCCCTGGTCCCTCTACCTTCGTCATGGAAGCGACCGGAAAGTTTGATTTCACAGCCACAGCAGAGGACGAGCTCAGCTTCCGCAAGGGGGACGTTATCAAGGTACTGCGGTCGAAGGCCTTTGAGAGATTGTAGAAACAGAATTATGAGCAGTGTGAGCATGTTCAGTGGCACTTACTACATCAGACTACCGTTTGCCGAATGCAAAGCATTGTGGTACATGTGTGGTATTTATTAGCCTACTGTTTCCATCTCTGCTAGATGTACATGGAAGGCCATTTAATGTGGGGTTTATGGAATATCACACTCCCACCGAGAAGGGGAAACGTTGGTGGACATGGCCTTACTGTTGTTTCTACTTTCATCATACCATAATGTGACAAGATAAAATCTGTttaatgtgtctgtctgtctgtctgtctctctctctctctctctcagattttGGGTACCAACGATGACTGGTTCAAGGCGGAGCTGCATGGACACGAGGGCTTTGTCCCTAGAAACTACATCAATGTGCGATTTCCCAGGTCCGACTAACTCTCACCCTCTCAGGTGGACTTTCGAGTGCATGTGTTTTTACATCATGCGCGTATTTGCAGAAGTGTGTGGGTGTTCTTGTGATTGTGCATGCACTGTACAAGTCTGTTGGCATGTATGTGcctgttaatgtactgtaggagtgagtgtgagtgtactGTAGAGGCACGTATGTGTATGGGTCCTGTAGGTGTTGTTATGCTATAATTAACTATGGAGAAGCCTGTCCATGTACGTTTTTTTGAGTCTACTGTAGACGTACGGTTTTGTGCCTTGTCCAGCTGGTACCAGGAGAACGCCAGCAGGAGCATGGCGGAGGAGAGCCTGAGCCCTCGGGAGGTGGGGGCCTTCCTGATCCGCGGCAGCCAGAGGTCACCGGGAGATTTCTCCATCTCCGTGCGGTCAGTGTCCAGGGGTCGAACCTGAACCAGACTCAGTCTTCAACTCTGCCGCATCTCCGTTTCTGGCTCAGTCTAGAATGGGGTGGCTGTCATTATGTTGTAGCCCTCGTTTGTTGACATTATGAACGCATCGTACTGTTCAGAGCTGGAAATGGTTTTGTGTATCCTCCCAGAAcaagctgtgacatcacagacgcCCCTGGCTCTGAAAATTCTCAGGCTTCCTCTTGTTCacagctccccctggtgtccaacTTAGTTTCTGCATCTTCTATTTTCTGGAGCTTGTCtgtggttaggggttagggaCTCAGTTGAAGGCAGTAAAGCTGATGCTTTTGCAAATGCCTGCATGAATGCGTTAACTCTGTGAACCCATGTTCTGCATGAATGCGTTAACTCTGTGAACTCTGTGTCCTCAGGCATGACTCCGACGTGCAGCATTTTAAGGTGATGAAGGACGGCAAGGGTCAGTATTACCTGTGGTCGGAGCGGTTCAGCTCCGTGAACAAGCTGGTGGAGTACTACAAGGGCAACTCGGTGTCCAAGCAGACGCAGATCTTCCTCAGCGACGGCGAGCCGCAGCCGGGACAGGTAGGTCTCATCGACTGACCGCCAGGTCACCTGCCCGCCACACCCGCCACTCAGCTGAGGCTACAGGGACACCTGCGGCACAGTGAGTGTGAAGCACTCAGTCCTGCTGCCCCCTCTGACAATGAAGGGCTGTTCTGCTCTTCTATCACGGTCGGTTCCGGTGAAGAATTCCCGCAGTCGAATTCCAGTATTAGAATGTTCggcactgaacattctaatgctgatgtaacagtcactgctgataattgaaagcagtggagttctataACACTgactcaaaaataataataatttccaaaaaacctactcttcaaagggttaaatggaACTAATGTTCTGGAGATGAGGCTCAATGTGTTCAGTGAAATACTAATAGCACTAAACATTCTCAGTCCCGCATTACGCTTTTGCGTCTTATTGTACAGTAGTTTAGTATTGCAAAATCCTGTTATTTCCTTATTTCCCCTGTAGGGCACATACTTCTTGTAACATTTAAGCTCAAGTTTGTGCCTGAATTCACTTCTTTCAGATGGAGAAACAAAACTGCTCCGTCCCCGTTCCCCATAGGCCAGCTGAGCCTGTGCCGCATGCTCAGGTACAGTATGAATATGGCATGCGTCAGTCTTCAGTTCTCATTGGTCGGGAGTCACCAGGAGATCCCACTGCATTAGGAGTAATGTGACATGTGACCTGTCTTACTTATCTGTTTGGGCACATGCTCAAGAGTAGTGCTCTTGAAAtgcacaaaattaaacaaagaatTTTGAATTTCCTGTTTTGAGTCAAGACTGTGACTTTCAACaagtttctttgtgtgtgtgtgtgtgtacatttctataaatttgtgtgtgtgtgtgcgtgcatgtgtatgtgcatctttgtgcgtgcgtgtgtgtgtgtgtgtgtgtgtgtgtgtgtgtgcgggtgtgtatcAGAGGCCAGTCCTGCAGGTCAGAGCGCTGTATGACTTCATCGCTGAGGAGGCGGACGAGCTGCCCTTCAGCGCGGGGGACGTGATCGAGGTCCTGGACCGCTCGGACCCGTCCTGGTGGAGAGGCCAGCTGCGGGGCAGGAGCGGCCTGTTCCCCTGCAACTACGTCGCCCCCGTCTGACTGGGCCCCCGGCCGGGAAGGGCCGCCGCCGACGCCGTGGCCTCGTGAACAACAGATGGCTGTGACTCTGCTGTCACGCTGAGCATGACTTGCCCCGCCCGCAGTCATGCGCACGGCTCTCAGCATCCCAGCAGCCTTGCACAACGTCTCTAAATGCcagacatttcattttctgaagggctgatgtaagattttttttttttaaattttattgtttatgtttataatttgttttatgttcagtcTTTGACTTTGGGCCAGAATCCAGGTGCCACTCTGCCCTTAACACTGAGTAATTTATTGTCagcaagtttttttgtttttttaagattcTTGCAAAGTATTTTTTATGGGTCAGTGTAAGAAATGATAGAGGCTTCCTTAAATTTGTTTCAGAGTTTAGAGCAGTATGTCATTGTGGTCAGACTGAATCAGGGCCACGTAGTGTTCAAATATGTTGTTTCTTGTGGCAGTTGCCTGAAGGAGCGCTGTGGCAGAGATATGCTAGATTACACTGGGGAAGTACTGAGCTCGATCCTGTCCAATcacatgtgtgcagtgtgcaggctgAACAAAGAAGAGAAGCAGGAACACACAAGCAGCACAGGCGGGGATCGTGCACTCAATgacataaatgtattaaaatgtcctttttaatATCGGAAAGCTCGCTAAGAGAAAATCTTGGTTGTCTTAATTGCATATATTGCATATAATTCACATTGCAGTGGGCCTTGTCACCGTTGTGTGCAGATGTCTGCTTTCAGCCCTTTAAGGTGTGCCTGTCACATTACCAGCTCTGTTTCCTGCTTGGGGCCTTCCATGGAATTAAAGCCATGTTGAGGTGTCTGGTATCTGGGCAACCATCGCCATGGTttatctgtgaggtcacaatggCGATAACTTTTGAAGGATGTGGCATATTGTCTCCTGCCCCAAATGTGTACATGGTTCTGCTCTGAACCACAGACCTCATGGTGATCTGTTCACACTGGCAGTTCAGTAGTGAAGAAATTCACAAACTTTTAGAGCCCATGAACCATAAGtgattatatacattttaatattcaaatgtaGCCTGACATATGATTGGATGTGCTGTAAAAAATTATATCAAATCACAGCATGTGTACTGTATCTCGTGCTGTGTAAATGGTTGGCACAGACTGGTTTAAAAGCCAGTGGAAGGTGAATTATATACAGACAGATGGTTGTTTTCGTCTTGTGCATCTCCCCACTCAGCCGTTCCCCACCCATAGATTGGAGACCGTGAAAACATTAACCatcctgccaaaataaatgctaGTAAGCGTAGCTTTGAATTATCCTCAGTGTAAGTTACCCATGTAACAGCTGTTCTGCAACAGCCTGAgagctgggaaaaaaatgtcttttgtaCTACTGTCTAAATTATGTCAGTCCATTACAGTCTGTGATGATGTTTTATTGGATTAATTCCTATGATTTGTGGtattatataaaatgcattcaggGATGACAGTCCATtcgtgatttttttaaactgttatttttattcttattttctacgaaatgtgtgttttaaaatacattatatttttaaatgaaatgtttcttcTGTGCTTTCTTATTTCTTCGTTGTCTTGGTAAAGGCAAAAAGGAGGTTAACCCCTAACCCCTGAGTGGTCATGCAGGGATTCTGGTTCTGGCCCCTGGATTTCCACATGTCACAAAATGTTATAGAAATGCAGGAGTAAGCTTGTGGGAGCCTGAGGAGACCTTTTGAGGGGTAGGTGGTCAAAGAGAAAATTTATGGGAAAAAATTCGAGAACAACCTAGAAAAACGGCATTGTGACACCCTGTTGTTGTTCAGAATGCCTtttatcaaaatgaatgaatgacagcaaTAATGACAAtgcaaactttttcttttttatcaaaTTAAAGTGGCAAGGGTCAGGTGCTCGGGTATCCGGAGATAtccaaatataatgtaaaagtGAAATGTAACTAGATGAGGAAGAGTATCTGGAAACTGCGGTAATTCGGATAAACCAAGGTTCAGATTCAATCCTGCTAACCCCGTAAATAAAAATACGGTCGCGAAGTAGGCTAAACTTGACTGAAACTCTTAACTCCTCCCTGTTCACCGTATGGATAAGTTCTCAGCACACCTGTTGCCTACCTGTATttgacacacaggtacagcgAAGGTGAGGGGATACTGTAGCTTCCGGCGCTTTAAAAAATAGACAAGGGAGGGGATTTTTTCAGCTACAATGGCAGAATCTCAAATAACGTGCATGGACGATGGTCATATCAACGAAAAAATAAAGGAGTCCAATCCAGAATTTTACTACAGCGAGGAGCAACGTGCGGCGCTCGAACAGCTCCTGAAAAACGGCGACGGCGCTTTTAAAGACAGGCTAAAAGAGGACAACGTTAAAGACTTCCTTTCTGCCCGCGAGATCAAATCTATTCGGAGCACATTTCGGGAATACTGTACGGACAGTGAAGATGATGTGGACTCGGCGCCAGTCCAGATCGCCAAAGGAGACTCGGGGATCCACTCCACGTACTGGCCCCAGTTGTCGGATTTTGAGGTGCCACCCTTGGACATTGGCTGGCCAGACGGGGGCTCTTATAAAGGTGTAACACGAGTAACGGTTCACACGAACCCGCCGAAGGAAGATGGCCCTCGTATTAAGCAAGTAGTTCGCAAACTGATCCAGGAGTCCAAAAAGGTAAGCCAACGTTCAGTACTGCGGGGGGCCACGCAACACAAGCTCAGGGAATGACGGACCTGCTATGCTTATGTCCTCAATACATAATCCTAATTGCCTACATACATGGTATTAAATCTACCCTGTGGTAACGGAGTAGAATGTTTGTAATAGGTTTTCTTTTAATGATTAGTCACcataaagtctttttttaaatgtattgacGTCATTGTCTTGTGAACAAAGGGAAGCTTTTATCATATTCGAGAAATGAAAGTGAGGAGtgtggtattattatttttaaagcatgcaCAG
Protein-coding sequences here:
- the LOC135248798 gene encoding GRB2-related adaptor protein 2-like isoform X1; this translates as MAVYVQSHVTVHPPIILRPGPSTFVMEATGKFDFTATAEDELSFRKGDVIKILGTNDDWFKAELHGHEGFVPRNYINVRFPSWYQENASRSMAEESLSPREVGAFLIRGSQRSPGDFSISVRHDSDVQHFKVMKDGKGQYYLWSERFSSVNKLVEYYKGNSVSKQTQIFLSDGEPQPGQMEKQNCSVPVPHRPAEPVPHAQRPVLQVRALYDFIAEEADELPFSAGDVIEVLDRSDPSWWRGQLRGRSGLFPCNYVAPV
- the LOC135248798 gene encoding GRB2-related adaptor protein 2-like isoform X2; translation: MEATGKFDFTATAEDELSFRKGDVIKILGTNDDWFKAELHGHEGFVPRNYINVRFPSWYQENASRSMAEESLSPREVGAFLIRGSQRSPGDFSISVRHDSDVQHFKVMKDGKGQYYLWSERFSSVNKLVEYYKGNSVSKQTQIFLSDGEPQPGQMEKQNCSVPVPHRPAEPVPHAQRPVLQVRALYDFIAEEADELPFSAGDVIEVLDRSDPSWWRGQLRGRSGLFPCNYVAPV